A single Polyodon spathula isolate WHYD16114869_AA chromosome 6, ASM1765450v1, whole genome shotgun sequence DNA region contains:
- the LOC121317676 gene encoding pecanex-like protein 2 produces MGSQVFQTLRQGVWASLTGGWYHDPEQDKFNNSCHLYLWVFLVILPLSLHLV; encoded by the exons ATGGGCTCTCAGGTGTTTCAAACTCTAAGGCAGGGAGTGTGGGCATCCTTGACAGGGGGTTGGTACCATGACCCGGAGCAAGACAAATTTAACAACTCATGTCATCTCTACCTATGGGTTTTCCTAGTGATTCTGCCCTTATCACTGCATCTg GTCTAG